One region of Chryseobacterium sp. C-71 genomic DNA includes:
- a CDS encoding alpha-ketoglutarate-dependent dioxygenase AlkB, which yields MNQLSLFDAEEFYEFPKDLLEYKENFLSSEEADQLKHHLLQTAPWEQRTQKMYDKTVVTPRLTAWYGDDKQSYESADSNTSSINAWTPDLLSLKERIEKEFGYRFNGVLLNLYRDNNDSVAWHRDKESRYGKRPVIASVSLGQTRNFDFRKKDHHQSKYSLPLPNGSLLIMKGDLQENWEHRIAKSMIPMKERINLTFRLIRG from the coding sequence ATGAACCAGTTGAGTTTATTTGATGCAGAGGAGTTTTACGAGTTTCCAAAAGATCTTTTGGAGTATAAAGAAAATTTCCTGAGCAGTGAAGAGGCAGATCAGTTAAAACACCATCTGCTTCAAACAGCTCCGTGGGAACAGCGCACCCAGAAAATGTATGATAAGACAGTTGTAACACCGCGACTGACTGCATGGTATGGTGATGACAAGCAGTCGTACGAATCGGCTGATAGCAATACATCAAGTATTAACGCCTGGACTCCAGACTTGTTATCTCTAAAAGAAAGAATTGAAAAAGAGTTCGGTTATCGGTTCAACGGTGTACTGCTCAATCTGTACAGAGACAACAATGACTCAGTTGCCTGGCACCGGGATAAGGAAAGCAGGTATGGAAAGCGTCCCGTGATTGCGTCCGTCAGTCTCGGGCAAACCAGGAATTTTGATTTCAGAAAAAAAGACCATCATCAAAGCAAATACAGCCTGCCACTTCCCAATGGCTCACTACTCATCATGAAAGGAGACCTTCAGGAGAACTGGGAACACCGGATCGCCAAATCGATGATACCTATGAAAGAAAGAATTAATCTTACATTTCGGCTGATACGTGGATGA
- a CDS encoding helix-turn-helix domain-containing protein yields MLESGEIEIQIEDQKFKLSSGKISIIFPEQISSVTSTSSDVSGKIILFEEVLFCSDILKNELLSYNVDLATHLNCVFLSPSEFEQSKKLAIDIENVYLNPSLVRKEQARFYIKIFLLGLIELVHGQHPVLQHETDKTLYIRFKKMLNERYKNERTVQYYASKLAITTKKLNNITKKHCDETAINAIHNRILQEIKRLLLFSDLSHKQISMELGFSSPSALNKFVKTKLKETPTELQEELAQIYNR; encoded by the coding sequence ATGTTAGAATCAGGAGAAATAGAAATTCAGATCGAGGACCAAAAATTTAAACTTAGTTCAGGCAAAATATCAATTATTTTTCCTGAACAGATTTCTTCTGTTACAAGTACATCTTCCGACGTTTCGGGAAAGATCATTTTGTTTGAGGAAGTACTATTCTGTTCTGACATTCTTAAAAACGAACTTCTTTCCTATAATGTTGATCTTGCTACTCATCTCAATTGTGTCTTTTTATCACCTTCAGAATTTGAACAGTCAAAAAAGCTCGCGATTGATATTGAGAACGTATATCTTAACCCAAGTCTTGTCCGAAAAGAGCAGGCGCGTTTTTATATCAAGATCTTCCTCTTGGGATTGATTGAGTTGGTTCACGGTCAGCATCCTGTTTTACAGCACGAAACAGATAAAACGCTATACATTCGTTTCAAAAAAATGCTGAATGAGCGTTACAAAAATGAGCGTACCGTTCAGTATTACGCATCTAAACTAGCAATCACTACCAAAAAACTGAACAATATTACGAAGAAGCATTGTGACGAGACTGCTATCAATGCAATTCACAACCGTATTCTACAGGAAATCAAAAGACTGTTGTTGTTTTCTGACCTTTCTCATAAGCAGATATCGATGGAACTGGGATTCAGTTCGCCTTCTGCACTCAATAAATTCGTAAAAACGAAACTAAAAGAAACTCCGACGGAACTTCAGGAGGAACTGGCTCAAATTTATAACAGATAA
- a CDS encoding iron-containing alcohol dehydrogenase: MSKLFVAGEVFHGAGSLEELKNIKGKKAVLVTGGSSMKKSGTLDKAVAYLNEAGIETKIYEGVEEDPSSETCFKGAELMKEFQPDWIVGIGGCSAIDAAKMMWVFYEYPDADFEVMIKPFSVPTLRKKAKFIAIPSTSGTGTETTGLAVITDREKGVKYPIVSYELTPDVAIIDGEICASMPAHVTSNTGLDALTHCVEAYVSNIDNNFADALSKGGLKIVFDNLKEAVKNPNNITARQNMHDASFMGGLAFNNAWLGIVHSLSHQVGALFGVPHGACNAIFLPNVIRFNEKESSRFPDLAKVIGKETTEELAQAIETLRSEVNNQSAIKEFGISREDWDKNLDFMANNAFLDPCTGFNPRKPTVEELKDIYNACYEGLVYSEEKVLNAAL, encoded by the coding sequence ATGAGCAAGTTATTTGTTGCAGGAGAAGTATTCCACGGAGCGGGAAGTCTTGAAGAATTAAAAAATATCAAAGGTAAAAAAGCAGTTTTGGTGACTGGAGGAAGCTCGATGAAAAAAAGCGGGACTTTGGATAAAGCAGTCGCTTACCTGAATGAAGCGGGAATAGAAACCAAGATCTATGAAGGAGTAGAAGAAGATCCGTCATCAGAAACTTGTTTCAAAGGTGCAGAATTGATGAAGGAATTTCAGCCTGACTGGATCGTAGGGATCGGTGGCTGTTCAGCAATCGATGCGGCAAAAATGATGTGGGTTTTCTACGAATATCCGGATGCTGATTTCGAAGTGATGATCAAACCTTTCAGTGTTCCGACTTTAAGAAAAAAAGCGAAATTCATTGCCATCCCATCAACCAGCGGAACAGGAACTGAAACTACAGGTCTTGCCGTAATCACAGACCGTGAAAAAGGTGTAAAATATCCAATCGTTTCTTATGAATTGACTCCTGATGTGGCAATTATCGACGGCGAGATCTGTGCATCGATGCCGGCTCACGTTACATCAAACACAGGATTGGATGCTTTGACACATTGCGTCGAAGCTTATGTTTCAAACATCGACAATAATTTTGCAGATGCACTTTCCAAAGGTGGTTTAAAAATCGTTTTTGATAATCTGAAAGAAGCGGTAAAAAATCCAAATAATATCACAGCCCGTCAGAATATGCATGATGCTTCATTTATGGGAGGTCTTGCTTTCAACAATGCGTGGTTGGGAATTGTACATTCATTATCTCACCAGGTAGGAGCTTTGTTTGGCGTTCCTCACGGTGCTTGTAATGCGATTTTCTTACCGAATGTGATTCGATTTAATGAAAAAGAAAGCAGTCGTTTTCCGGATCTGGCAAAAGTGATCGGTAAAGAAACCACTGAAGAATTGGCTCAGGCTATTGAAACTTTGAGATCAGAAGTGAACAACCAATCTGCAATAAAAGAATTCGGGATCTCTCGTGAAGACTGGGATAAAAATCTGGACTTTATGGCAAACAATGCATTTTTAGACCCTTGTACAGGATTCAACCCTAGAAAACCAACCGTTGAAGAGTTGAAAGATATTTATAATGCTTGTTATGAAGGTCTTGTTTATTCAGAGGAAAAGGTTTTAAATGCAGCTTTATAA
- a CDS encoding exodeoxyribonuclease VII large subunit: MYTLRGFIEKSIKNSSIELRFVVDEIVQQEERSISEEELERYALIQKKLETGSKDLETLIRDKMLKDEKVRVANIYGNNAIVQKDFFEGLDVSRKYFHISDHSCNITSSTAIISILNEVSALDYDIVALVRGGGDRQSMETFNDITLSELFIKMNMVTVTAIGHTVDETLLDKLADKRFHLPHDYGAGLHAIAEKLSHERSNSRALLIDEVKKDVTKQFSEQVETLEKQLKKKNEEFAEAQKTYKEQSEAHNKTFSDQLKVRNEEFQKLQITSGKQLEDLQKNFQEQQKQRQAEMESYKKEIAVLHEKNVQSAINEKTSSLQINLETLKQENVRLNLEVQNKKTDYVKIIIAFVLALIIGFVVAKIL; encoded by the coding sequence ATGTATACGCTCAGAGGCTTTATTGAGAAAAGCATTAAGAATTCTTCGATTGAATTACGTTTTGTTGTGGACGAGATCGTTCAGCAGGAAGAAAGATCGATATCTGAAGAGGAACTGGAAAGGTACGCACTGATCCAGAAAAAACTCGAGACAGGGTCAAAAGACCTTGAAACTCTTATCAGGGATAAGATGCTGAAAGATGAAAAGGTAAGGGTCGCTAACATTTATGGAAACAATGCGATCGTGCAAAAGGACTTTTTTGAAGGATTGGATGTTTCCCGAAAATATTTTCATATTTCCGATCACAGCTGCAACATCACGTCGTCTACTGCTATCATTTCGATACTGAACGAAGTTTCTGCTTTGGATTATGATATCGTTGCTTTGGTAAGGGGAGGAGGAGACCGTCAGAGTATGGAAACCTTCAATGATATAACCTTATCAGAGTTATTCATTAAGATGAACATGGTTACTGTGACTGCCATAGGTCATACGGTTGATGAGACCTTATTGGATAAGCTGGCTGACAAGCGTTTTCATTTGCCACACGATTATGGGGCTGGATTACATGCCATTGCTGAAAAATTATCCCATGAAAGATCCAATTCAAGGGCTCTTCTCATAGATGAGGTCAAAAAGGATGTCACCAAGCAGTTTTCGGAGCAGGTAGAAACTTTGGAAAAACAGCTGAAGAAAAAAAATGAGGAATTTGCAGAAGCCCAGAAAACATACAAGGAACAAAGCGAGGCGCATAACAAGACCTTTTCAGATCAGCTTAAGGTAAGGAATGAAGAGTTTCAGAAACTTCAGATAACATCAGGGAAACAGTTGGAAGATCTGCAGAAGAATTTTCAGGAGCAGCAAAAACAGCGACAGGCAGAAATGGAGAGCTATAAAAAAGAGATCGCTGTTCTGCACGAAAAGAATGTACAGTCTGCCATCAATGAAAAGACTTCGTCTTTGCAGATCAATCTGGAAACATTGAAACAGGAAAATGTCAGGTTGAATCTGGAGGTTCAAAATAAAAAAACTGATTATGTCAAGATCATTATTGCATTTGTTCTGGCACTCATTATTGGATTTGTGGTGGCGAAAATCCTGTAA
- a CDS encoding DUF4238 domain-containing protein, which translates to MTNVLDRARFEKIRSTILEIPFVSNINNIELGDFLITGNIKIAFPELEAPLLFDFVITPEYPLKTHDSESITFFNLELIQYSHVMQNGNICIHTAHSENVEEKIWIDFHSLKDWIQKYFINKEKDLKYEHLVVNDLSLNGSRYSFTFTETDKEFVDGEIGIVKLSLLNDGKYKDEHIRNFYVKYFESVLKVNKNCSWNEFYLSQPTDLEGIYLFRDSPPATYNRFAKTIWTELDLPQQIIIMLYNFQQKCQQKHYGKVIPLFKVINFRVYYPINPRLALIINYDKNPKEKYILEKLDEKKINELNSFMFTNSDRFIFSQTTKLLEYYKTCL; encoded by the coding sequence ATGACCAACGTTTTGGATAGGGCAAGATTCGAAAAAATCAGGTCAACCATATTAGAAATTCCCTTCGTAAGTAATATTAATAATATAGAACTTGGGGATTTTTTGATTACGGGTAACATTAAGATTGCATTTCCTGAATTAGAAGCCCCTCTATTGTTCGATTTTGTAATAACACCAGAGTATCCATTAAAGACACATGATTCGGAATCAATTACTTTTTTCAACCTTGAATTGATTCAATACAGTCACGTAATGCAGAATGGCAACATTTGTATTCACACGGCACACAGTGAAAATGTTGAAGAAAAAATCTGGATCGACTTCCATTCTCTCAAAGATTGGATTCAAAAATATTTCATCAATAAAGAGAAGGATCTAAAATATGAGCATCTCGTAGTAAATGATCTGTCATTAAATGGAAGCAGATACTCATTTACATTTACAGAAACAGATAAGGAGTTTGTAGATGGAGAGATTGGAATTGTAAAACTATCATTATTAAATGACGGTAAGTACAAAGATGAGCACATCAGAAATTTTTACGTTAAATATTTTGAATCAGTTTTAAAAGTAAATAAGAACTGCTCCTGGAATGAATTTTACCTAAGTCAACCTACAGATTTAGAAGGGATTTATCTTTTTAGGGATAGTCCTCCAGCAACTTATAACCGATTTGCAAAAACAATTTGGACAGAACTTGATCTTCCTCAGCAAATCATTATAATGCTCTATAACTTCCAACAGAAATGTCAACAGAAACATTATGGAAAAGTGATTCCCCTCTTTAAAGTAATAAATTTTAGGGTTTACTATCCTATAAATCCCCGATTAGCACTAATTATCAATTATGATAAAAACCCAAAAGAAAAATATATTTTAGAAAAACTTGATGAAAAAAAAATAAACGAACTAAATTCATTTATGTTTACAAACTCTGATCGTTTTATTTTTTCCCAAACAACTAAATTGCTGGAATATTACAAAACGTGTTTATAA
- a CDS encoding nucleotidyltransferase gives MAVNRSEHLANVLETHRMSHISSLVNKYKDKRGEIKEALEAKYNSDIYSPLNSGSFGKHTAINTKFDLDIVVPFKRYSFSTIEDMYNGMHDFLYEKYHKTGIAVVRKQKVSIGVLFNADKDGDQIGIDVVPGREISENSYVDIRDLNIYFNEDKWGFSKGTYMKTNIQSQIDTIKSRDDERKIIRLLKIWKNTNSESYKSFLLELLTLKAFDKSIITGNLWEKLEGVLTYIKDNVTKEDFTLKDPGNQSNDLIKNFEQWERQNLSDKMKNIIDRITDNSENIKTYFPVNKDFEKSESYGLKGSSGLSIPKNDQRFG, from the coding sequence ATGGCAGTTAACAGAAGTGAACATTTAGCGAATGTATTAGAGACTCATCGAATGAGTCATATCAGTAGTTTAGTTAATAAATATAAAGACAAACGGGGTGAGATAAAAGAAGCTTTAGAAGCAAAATACAATTCTGATATCTACAGTCCTCTCAATTCCGGATCCTTTGGAAAACATACGGCAATCAATACTAAGTTTGACCTTGATATTGTTGTTCCATTCAAGAGATACAGCTTTTCTACAATTGAAGATATGTACAATGGCATGCATGATTTCTTGTATGAAAAATACCATAAAACAGGTATTGCAGTAGTGCGAAAACAAAAGGTTTCAATCGGCGTATTGTTCAATGCAGATAAAGACGGTGATCAAATAGGCATTGACGTTGTACCAGGCAGAGAGATTAGCGAAAATTCTTATGTAGACATTAGGGATCTTAACATATATTTCAATGAAGATAAGTGGGGTTTTAGCAAAGGCACTTATATGAAGACAAATATTCAATCACAAATTGATACTATTAAGTCAAGAGATGATGAAAGAAAAATAATCAGGTTGCTTAAAATCTGGAAAAATACGAATAGCGAGTCCTATAAATCATTTTTATTAGAGCTTTTGACATTAAAAGCGTTTGATAAATCAATCATCACCGGAAATCTTTGGGAGAAACTTGAAGGTGTATTGACGTACATTAAGGACAATGTTACAAAGGAGGACTTCACCTTAAAGGATCCGGGAAATCAAAGCAATGATCTGATTAAAAATTTTGAGCAGTGGGAACGTCAGAATCTATCTGATAAAATGAAAAATATAATTGACAGGATCACTGACAATTCTGAAAACATTAAAACATATTTTCCTGTTAATAAAGATTTTGAAAAATCAGAATCATATGGACTGAAAGGATCTTCCGGTCTATCAATTCCAAAAAATGACCAACGTTTTGGATAG
- a CDS encoding JAB domain-containing protein, producing MKFNIVNEIKLSYSRKGNCERSISSSADAADVFRAHFDAEEMDYRESFFALYLDQANKVLGIKKISECGISSTLVDVRIIMQAALLCNASGIIVSHNHPSGNLKPSSADIKMTAEIKEAAKILKMSLLDHVILTSESHFSFADDGII from the coding sequence ATGAAATTCAATATAGTCAACGAAATTAAATTGAGCTACTCAAGAAAGGGAAATTGTGAAAGGTCTATATCATCATCAGCGGATGCAGCGGATGTTTTCAGGGCACATTTTGATGCGGAAGAAATGGACTACAGGGAATCGTTCTTTGCGCTGTATCTGGATCAGGCGAATAAGGTGCTGGGAATTAAGAAAATATCTGAATGCGGCATCTCTTCGACTTTGGTCGACGTCAGAATCATTATGCAGGCGGCTCTTCTTTGCAATGCTTCAGGGATCATCGTTTCCCACAATCATCCTTCGGGAAATCTTAAACCGTCATCCGCTGATATTAAGATGACCGCAGAGATTAAAGAAGCTGCGAAAATTCTGAAAATGTCACTGCTTGACCACGTCATCCTGACATCGGAATCACATTTTTCATTTGCGGATGATGGAATAATCTGA